One genomic region from Ptychodera flava strain L36383 chromosome 5, AS_Pfla_20210202, whole genome shotgun sequence encodes:
- the LOC139133775 gene encoding chloride intracellular channel protein 6-like, translating to MTKPISPQMAEGEGVEAEADASDCVEIVSKVLRQRPKQVIVVEAEAGAIDCVEADTSDGIEAEGDASDGVEDKGDASDCVEAGASDNVEAEADAIDGVETKPDASDGVEAEADASDGVEADASDCVEAAASDNVEAEADAIDGFETEADTSDGVEAEAGASDNIES from the coding sequence GCTGAGGGTGAGGGTGTTGAGGCCGAGGCTGATGCAAGTGACTGTGTTGAGATAGTAAGTAAGGTTTTGAGGCAAAGGCCGAAGCAAGTGATAGTCGTTGAGGCTGAGGCTGGCGCAATTGACTGTGTTGAGGCTGATACAAGTGACGGTATTGAGGCTGAGGGTGATGCAAGTGACGGTGTTGAGGATAAGGGTGACGCAAGTGATTGTGTTGAGGCTGGTGCAAGTGACAATGTAGAGGCTGAGGCTGATGCAATTGATGGTGTTGAGACTAAGCCTGACGCAAGTGACGGTGTTGAGGCTGAGGCTGACGCAAGTGATGGCGTTGAGGCTGATGCAAGTGATTGTGTTGAGGCTGCTGCTAGTGACAACGTAGAGGCTGAGGCTGATGCAATTGATGGCTTTGAGACTGAGGCTGACACAAGTGATGGTGTTGAGGCTGAGGCTGGTGCAAGTGACAACATTGAGTCTTAG
- the LOC139133776 gene encoding uncharacterized protein: protein MYNAPLALWHIDGNHKLIRWRFVVHGGIDGYSRRIMYLHCNDNNRAATVFLSFQEAVQKYGLPSRVHSDKGMENRDVAEHMLSHPERGLGRGSHIAGRSTHNQRIERLWRDVFAGCLYMYYNLFYNLEDRRLLDPCSELHMFCLHFVYLPRINNTLNLFAQGWNEHSIRTAHNLSPNQLWVSGLLGIANADTTVTREVFEPRTETELELFGVDWEGPTPSDDQNDVVVPTIDIGISPIELEDLKEIINPCRESDSYGVDIYLETVNTISDMIDQR from the exons ATGTATAATGCACCATTGGCTCTGTGGCACATCGATGGTAATCACAAATTAATAAG ATGGCGCTTTGTAGTGCATGGAGGTATAGATGGATACAGCAGAAGGATCATGTACCTCCACTGCAATGATAATAATCGAGCAGCTACAgtgtttttgtcatttcaagAGGCAGTTCAGAAATATGGACTGCCATCCCGTGTTCACTCAGACAAAGGTATGGAGAATAGAGATGTAGCTGAACACATGCTGTCACACCCAGAAAGGGGACTGGGCAGGGGAAGTCACATCGCTGGACGAAGCACCCACAACCAGAGAATTGAGCGTTTGTGGCGTGATGTGTTTGCTGGTTGCCTGTATATGTACTACAACCTATTTTACAACCTGGAGGACCGTAGACTATTGGATCCTTGCAGTGAGCTTCATATGTTTTGTCTCCATTTCGTCTACCTGCCAAGGATCAACAATACCTTGAATCTGTTTGCTCAGGGATGGAATGAGCATTCAATCCGAACAGCACATAATCTAAGTCCAAACCAGCTGTGGGTCTCTGGGTTATTGGGCATTGCCAATGCAGACACTACTGTTACCAGAGAGGTCTTTGAGCCCAGAACTGAG acTGAGTTAGAGTTATTTGGTGTTGACTGGGAAGGACCAACACCCTCTGATGACCAGAATGATGTTGTAGTCCCCACAATCGACATTGGCATCAGTCCTATTGAGTTAGAAGATTTGAAGGAGATTATAAATCCCTGCAGAGAAAGTGATTCCTATGGTGTTGATATATATTTGGAAACAGTAAATACCATTTCTGATATGATTGACCAAAGATGA